In Streptomyces hawaiiensis, one genomic interval encodes:
- a CDS encoding DinB family protein, whose amino-acid sequence MSASRTELPRWQFELTWSLFEYHLERLEPEDFLWEPVAHCWTMRRDPDGTWVPDWADTEPDPVPVPTLAWVSWHIGWWWSVTLDHAQGRPPRDRADIVWPGEGAPTIEWLRGLRTQWLKVLDDLTDQDLDATAPFPWPDDPRHTVAHMVAWVNAELMKNASEIGQLRLLRAAASV is encoded by the coding sequence ATGAGCGCTTCCCGTACGGAACTGCCGCGCTGGCAATTCGAGTTGACCTGGTCGCTGTTCGAGTACCACCTGGAGCGGCTGGAGCCCGAGGACTTCCTCTGGGAGCCGGTGGCGCACTGCTGGACGATGCGCCGGGACCCCGACGGCACCTGGGTCCCGGACTGGGCGGACACCGAACCCGACCCGGTCCCCGTCCCCACCCTCGCCTGGGTGAGCTGGCACATCGGATGGTGGTGGAGCGTCACCCTCGACCACGCGCAGGGCCGCCCGCCCCGCGACCGCGCGGACATCGTCTGGCCCGGCGAGGGCGCCCCGACGATCGAGTGGCTGCGGGGCCTGCGCACACAGTGGCTGAAGGTCCTGGACGACCTCACCGACCAGGACCTGGACGCCACGGCCCCGTTCCCCTGGCCGGACGACCCCCGGCACACCGTCGCGCACATGGTGGCCTGGGTGAACGCGGAGCTGATGAAGAACGCGAGCGAGATCGGCCAACTGCGGCTGCTCCGGGCGGCGGCGTCCGTCTAG
- a CDS encoding GNAT family N-acetyltransferase, which produces MSIAVRPATDFEDVRAVLGPKSPGASVCWCLSYRIPSRLNNELRGPARGAYVAELCRAEPPPGVLAYDGDEPVGWAAVAPRADTSFARNRKIPHLDDLPVWSLWCVRVRPGHRKQGISHALIAGAVEFARDRGAPVIEAYPLDNGDARVDLTMAYAGLRKNFERAGFAHAADTTSVLAGHPRILMRLDLR; this is translated from the coding sequence ATGAGCATCGCCGTTCGACCGGCCACGGACTTCGAGGACGTCCGTGCCGTACTCGGGCCGAAGTCGCCCGGGGCGAGCGTCTGCTGGTGCCTGAGCTACCGGATCCCCTCCCGGCTCAACAACGAACTGCGCGGCCCGGCCCGCGGCGCGTACGTCGCCGAGCTGTGCCGCGCGGAGCCGCCCCCGGGCGTACTCGCCTACGACGGTGACGAACCGGTCGGCTGGGCCGCCGTCGCCCCGCGCGCGGACACCTCCTTCGCCCGCAACCGCAAGATCCCGCACCTCGACGATCTGCCGGTGTGGTCGCTCTGGTGCGTCCGGGTCCGTCCCGGGCACCGCAAGCAGGGCATCTCGCACGCCCTCATCGCCGGCGCTGTCGAGTTCGCCCGCGACCGGGGCGCACCGGTGATCGAGGCGTACCCCCTGGACAACGGCGACGCCAGGGTCGATCTGACGATGGCGTACGCGGGCCTGCGGAAGAACTTCGAACGCGCCGGCTTCGCCCACGCGGCGGACACGACCTCGGTCCTGGCCGGTCATCCCCGGATTCTGATGCGCCTCGACCTGCGCTGA